One region of Tachysurus fulvidraco isolate hzauxx_2018 chromosome 9, HZAU_PFXX_2.0, whole genome shotgun sequence genomic DNA includes:
- the LOC113637581 gene encoding urea transporter 2-like isoform X2 translates to MAVFSNAGDWYWWLLLPNIFMSMACPIVSSALASINSRWDLPVFTLPFNILVCLHMVATGHYNLHFPQVLIQPRNSFPNITWSELDYALLFRSVPVGIGQVYGCDNPWTGGIFIVALFISSPITCAHAVIGSAVGMVSGLALAAPFQSIYSGLCGYNCVLACIAIGGMFYALTWQVHLLSLACAFFCAYLGSAIDNVMATFGLPACTWPFCLSALTFLLITTDTKTIYKLPLTQVTYPEKNLMLYCKMKKEEKAKKKEKEVQNKMLLQEEKEAQRLKDTEISRGQHSENVPIAGITEIYTTAL, encoded by the exons ATGGCAGTCTTCTCCAATGCAGGTGACTGGTACTGGTGGCTTCTGCTGCCCAACATCTTCATGTCAATGGCATG TCCAATCGTGTCCAGTGCCCTGGCCTCCATCAACAGTCGGTGGGATCTGCCAGTCTTTACCCTGCCTTTTAACATCCTGGTGTGTCTTCATATGGTAGCTACAGGCCACTACAACCTCCACTTCCCCCAGGTCCTCATCCAGCCAAGAAACTCCTTCCCCAACATCACATGGTCTGAGCTAGATTATGCTTTG CTCTTCCGCTCCGTTCCTGTGGGCATTGGGCAGGTCTATGGTTGTGACAATCCTTGGACAGGAGGCATATTCATTGTGGCCCTGTTCATTTCTTCACCAATAACTTGTGCACATGCTGTTATTGGTTCAGCTGTTGGGATGGTGTCAG GTCTCGCTCTTGCTGCACCATTCCAGAGCATTTACTCTGGACTGTGTGGATACAACTGTGTCTTGGCTTGCATTGCTATTGGTGGAATGTTCTATGCACTCACATGGCAGGTCCATCTCCTGTCTCTAGCCTGTG CATTTTTCTGTGCATATCTTGGCTCCGCAATTGACAATGTGATGGCTACT TTCGGACTTCCAGCATGCACTTGGCCCTTCTGCTTGTCGGCCCTTACGTTCCTCTTGATCACCACGGACACAAAGACAATCTACAAGCTGCCTCTTACCCAAGTTACCTACCCGGAAAAAAACCTTATGCTCTACTGTAAaatgaagaaggaggagaaggctaaaaaaaaggagaaggaaGTCCAAAACAAAATGTTGCTACAGGAGGAGAAAGAGGCACAAAGGCTCAAAGACACCGAAATAAGTAGAGGGCAGCATTCTGAAAATGTGCCCATTGCTGGAATCACAGAGATCTACACTACTGCACTTTAA
- the LOC113637581 gene encoding urea transporter 2-like isoform X1 has protein sequence MTGTQFSQGILENISGFHRISITEQSKELQPLMADTVLQTAELKKSQLQQNEQQNSQAELTNAQKLKVKLTRFVSYFSGDMALFGKWMKGQCIVLQIFDWVLRGAAQVMFVNNPISGLIIFAGLILQNRWWALNGVVGTIFATISALILRQNRGAIASGLYGYNGILVGLLMAVFSNAGDWYWWLLLPNIFMSMACPIVSSALASINSRWDLPVFTLPFNILVCLHMVATGHYNLHFPQVLIQPRNSFPNITWSELDYALLFRSVPVGIGQVYGCDNPWTGGIFIVALFISSPITCAHAVIGSAVGMVSGLALAAPFQSIYSGLCGYNCVLACIAIGGMFYALTWQVHLLSLACAFFCAYLGSAIDNVMATFGLPACTWPFCLSALTFLLITTDTKTIYKLPLTQVTYPEKNLMLYCKMKKEEKAKKKEKEVQNKMLLQEEKEAQRLKDTEISRGQHSENVPIAGITEIYTTAL, from the exons ATGACTGGAACACAATTTTCACAG GGTATTTTAGAGAATATCTCAGGTTTCCACAGAATATCCATTACTGAACAGTCTAAG GAGCTTCAACCCCTCATGGCTGACACAGTTCTACAAACAGCAGAACTAAAAAAGTCACAGCTACAGCAGAATGAGCAGCAAAACTCACAAGCCGAGTTGACTAATGCCCAGAAGCTCAAAGTCAAACTCACACGCTTCGTGTCATACTTCTCTGGGGATATGGCTCTTTTTGGCAAGTGGATGAAAG GACAGTGCATAGTGCTTCAGATTTTTGATTGGGTTTTGAGAGGTGCAGCACAGGTCATGTTTGTAAATAACCCCATAAGTGGACTGATCATCTTTGCTGGACTGATCCTCCAGAACAGATGGTGGGCTCTCAATGGAGTTGTGGGCACAATATTTGCTACAATCTCGGCTCTCATTCTCAGACAAAATAG AGGGGCAATCGCATCAGGCCTGTATGGATACAATGGAATCCTGGTTGGTCTTTTAATGGCAGTCTTCTCCAATGCAGGTGACTGGTACTGGTGGCTTCTGCTGCCCAACATCTTCATGTCAATGGCATG TCCAATCGTGTCCAGTGCCCTGGCCTCCATCAACAGTCGGTGGGATCTGCCAGTCTTTACCCTGCCTTTTAACATCCTGGTGTGTCTTCATATGGTAGCTACAGGCCACTACAACCTCCACTTCCCCCAGGTCCTCATCCAGCCAAGAAACTCCTTCCCCAACATCACATGGTCTGAGCTAGATTATGCTTTG CTCTTCCGCTCCGTTCCTGTGGGCATTGGGCAGGTCTATGGTTGTGACAATCCTTGGACAGGAGGCATATTCATTGTGGCCCTGTTCATTTCTTCACCAATAACTTGTGCACATGCTGTTATTGGTTCAGCTGTTGGGATGGTGTCAG GTCTCGCTCTTGCTGCACCATTCCAGAGCATTTACTCTGGACTGTGTGGATACAACTGTGTCTTGGCTTGCATTGCTATTGGTGGAATGTTCTATGCACTCACATGGCAGGTCCATCTCCTGTCTCTAGCCTGTG CATTTTTCTGTGCATATCTTGGCTCCGCAATTGACAATGTGATGGCTACT TTCGGACTTCCAGCATGCACTTGGCCCTTCTGCTTGTCGGCCCTTACGTTCCTCTTGATCACCACGGACACAAAGACAATCTACAAGCTGCCTCTTACCCAAGTTACCTACCCGGAAAAAAACCTTATGCTCTACTGTAAaatgaagaaggaggagaaggctaaaaaaaaggagaaggaaGTCCAAAACAAAATGTTGCTACAGGAGGAGAAAGAGGCACAAAGGCTCAAAGACACCGAAATAAGTAGAGGGCAGCATTCTGAAAATGTGCCCATTGCTGGAATCACAGAGATCTACACTACTGCACTTTAA
- the LOC113637582 gene encoding urea transporter 2-like, with product MPGILSEGISENITSFCRTSNTEQFKELQPLMADTVIQTVALKKSQQNEQEHSQTKLSNDQKIKAKLARFVSYFSGDMAPFSEWMKGQCIVLQIFDWVLRGAAQVMFVNNPISGLIIFAGLILQNRWWALNGFVGTLFATISALILRQNRGAIAAGLYGYNGILVGLLMAVFSNAGDWYWWLLLPNIFMSMACPIVSSALASINSRWDLPVFTLPFNILVCLHMVATGHYNLHFPQVLIQPRNSFPNITWSELDYALLFRSVPVGIGQVYGCDNPWTGVIFIVALFISSPITCAHAVIGSAVGMVSGLALAAPFQSIYFGLWGYNCVLACIAIGGMFYALTWQVHLLSIACAFFCAYLGSAIANIMATFGLPACTWPFCLSALMFLLITTETKTIYKLPLAKVNYPEKNLMLYWKMKKEKGGNFKKEKKEVKLKTNVQISKDVEATVVVECQD from the exons ATGCCTGGAATACTTTCAGAG GGTATTTCAGAGAATATCACAAGTTTCTGTAGAACATCTAATACTGAACAATTCAAG GAGCTGCAGCCCCTCATGGCTGACACAGTAATACAGACAGTAGCACTGAAGAAGTCACAGCAGAATGAGCAGGAACACTCACAAACCAAGCTGTCTAATGATCAAAAGATCAAAGCCAAACTTGCACGCTTCGTGTCATACTTCTCTGGAGATATGGCTCCTTTCAGTGAGTGGATGAAAG GACAGTGCATAGTGCTTCAGATTTTCGATTGGGTTTTGAGAGGTGCAGCACAGGTCATGTTTGTAAATAACCCCATAAGTGGACTGATCATCTTTGCTGGACTGATCCTCCAGAACAGATGGTGGGCTCTCAATGGCTTTGTGGGCACCCTGTTTGCCACAATCTCAGCTCTCATTCTCAGACAAAATAG AGGGGCAATCGCAGCAGGCCTGTATGGATACAATGGAATCCTGGTTGGTCTTTTAATGGCAGTCTTCTCCAATGCAGGTGACTGGTACTGGTGGCTTCTGCTGCCCAATATCTTCATGTCAATGGCATG CCCAATCGTGTCCAGTGCCCTGGCCTCCATCAACAGTCGGTGGGATCTGCCGGTCTTTACCCTGCCTTTTAACATCCTGGTGTGTCTTCATATGGTAGCTACAGGCCACTACAACCTCCACTTCCCCCAGGTCCTCATCCAGCCAAGAAACTCCTTCCCCAACATCACATGGTCTGAGCTAGATTATGCTTTG CTCTTCCGCTCCGTTCCTGTGGGCATTGGGCAGGTCTATGGTTGTGACAATCCTTGGACAGGAGTCATATTCATTGTGGCCCTGTTCATTTCTTCACCAATAACTTGTGCACATGCTGTTATTGGTTCAGCTGTTGGGATGGTGTCAG GTCTCGCTCTTGCTGCACCATTCCAGAGCATTTACTTTGGACTGTGGGGATACAACTGTGTCTTGGCTTGCATTGCAATTGGTGGAATGTTCTATGCACTCACATGGCAGGTCCATCTCCTGTCTATAGCCTGTG CATTTTTCTGTGCATATCTTGGCTCCGCAATTGCCAATATTATGGCTACT TTCGGGCTTCCAGCATGCACTTGGCCCTTCTGCTTGTCAGCCCTCATGTTCCTCTTGATCActacagagacaaagacaatcTACAAGCTGCCTCTTGCCAAAGTAAACTACCCTGAGAAAAACCTTATGCTCTACTGGAAGATGAAGAAGGAGAAAGGTGGAAAtttcaaaaaagagaaaaaggaggtCAAGCTGAAAACAAACGTGCAAATTTCAAAAGATGTGGAAGCCACGGTTGTGGTGGAGTGTCAAGATTAG
- the erap2 gene encoding endoplasmic reticulum aminopeptidase 2, with amino-acid sequence MELLLFALTLLLFLGTCLSSESTNTAAENIHVATNGLPFPWSKLRLPNYIIPIHYHLLIHPNFTTLRFNGSVKIEIDVKNNTNWVVLHSKNLDIITATVLDESEAHLSDKVLPVLEYPSHEQIAIFSPKILSSGEKYFLYLEFGAALVDGFYGFYRSSYKNEEGETRVLASTHFEPTSARMAFPCFDEPIFKANYSVRIRRGASHIALSNMPIEQTVKFDGGLFEDRFETSVRMSTYLVAFIVCDFKSVRGRTATGIDVSVYAAPHKWHQTHYALEAAIKILEFYETYFNIYYPLPKLDLIAIPDFQSGAMENWGLTTYRETSLLYDPEVSSTSDKLWVTLVIGHELAHQWFGNLVTMEWWNDIWLNEGFAQYMEFVSVEDTYPQLKAEDHLLDICFVAVGRDSLNSSRAISSSAENPTQIKEMFDSVSYDKGACILHMLRHFLTEDVFQSGIVRYLRKFQYKNAKNEDLWDSLVNTCSEEDFTLGEFCYSDRQATKNAYLFAGEHIDLKKMMYTWTLQKGIPLVTVKRQGTKLYIEQERFIKTVQPSDPLWHSMQAGYLWHIPLTYKTSHSSEEMRHILETKSDMLILDQEVDWVKFNTDMNGYYIMHYDAQGWSALIKLLQVNHSAVSFKDRANLIHNAFQLVTAGRLALNQALDLITYLKSETHNVPLLQGIGYLESFYKMVEKRNIADVTQNLKTYILQYFRSVIDKQTWSDEGTVSDRRLRSELLSLACDLGYSPCVEKAKHFFQSWMNSNGTTSLPTDVAETIYTVGAQDNEGWHYLLEKYVLSISAAEKSKILSALTSNKDPNKLQRLLELGMEGSVIRAQDLSTVIYTVARNPAGHFLAWDFVKSNWNKLVVKFQLGSFCIRNIIIGTTGQFSSKEELADIKGFFASIHEHSSQLRVTQVAVENVEKNILWLERNLETLRMWLQMKLN; translated from the exons ATGGAGTTGTTACTTTTTGCCCTCACCTTATTGCTCTTCCTCGGTACATGTCTGTCCTCTGAAAGCACCAACACTGCAGCTGAAAACATCCACGTAGCGACCAACGGCCTCCCGTTCCCGTGGAGCAAACTGCGCCTTCCGAATTACATTATTCCCATTCATTACCATCTGCTCATCCATCCCAACTTCACCACTCTGAGGTTCAACGGTTCAGTCAAGATCGAAATTGACGTGAAGAACAACACAAACTGGGTGGTCCTGCACAGCAAGAACCTTGATATCATTACAGCTACTGTACTGGATGAGAGTGAGGCTCACTTGTCTGATAAAGTGCTTCCTGTTTTGGAGTATCCTTCCCACGAGCAGATTGCCATCTTTTCTCCTAAGATTCTATCTTCAGGAGAAAAGTACTTTCTTTATTTGGAATTTGGTGCAGCATTGGTTGATGGTTTCTATGGCTTTTACAGGAGTAGCTACAAAAACGAAGAAGGAGAAACAAG GGTATTGGCATCTACCCACTTTGAGCCGACCTCTGCACGAATGGCCTTTCCTTGTTTTGATGAGCCTATATTCAAAGCCAACTACTCTGTACGGATCAGAAGGGGAGCCTCACACATTGCGCTATCCAACATGCCCATA GAGCAGACAGTGAAATTTGATGGTGGTCTGTTTGAGGATCGGTTTGAAACAAGCGTACGGATGAGCACTTATCTCGTGGCCTTCATCGTCTGTGATTTCAAGTCTGTCAGGGGGCGAACTGCAACGGGGATTGAC GTTTCTGTTTATGCCGCACCACACAAATGGCACCAAACCCACTATGCCCTCGAAGCTGCTATAAAAATTTTGGAGTTTTACGAGACATACTTCAATATCTACTATCCGCTCCCCAAGCTag ATTTGATAGCAATTCCAGATTTCCAGTCTGGAGCGATGGAAAACTGGGGTCTGACCACCTACAGAGAGACATCTCTCCTCTATGATCCAGAGGTTTCTTCCACCTCTGACAAGCTCTGGGTTACTTTGGTGATAGGACATGAGCTGGCTCATCAG TGGTTTGGAAACCTGGTAACTATGGAGTGGTGGAATGATATATGGCTTAACGAGGGTTTTGCGCAATATATGGAGTTTGTTTCCGTCGAGGATACGTATCCACAACTGAAAGCg GAGGATCACTTGCTGGACATCTGCTTTGTAGCAGTTGGTCGAGATTCACTCAACTCATCCAGAGCGATCTCATCATCTGCCGAGAACCCCACTCAGATAAAAGAGATGTTTGATTCAGTGTCTTATGACAAG GGGGCATGCATTCTACACATGCTGCGGCATTTTCTGACAGAGGATGTATTCCAGAGTGGCATAGTACGGTACCTGAGGAAATTTCAATACAAGAATGCCAAAAATGAGGATCTGTGGGACAGCCTGGTCAAT ACCTGCTCTGAAGAGGATTTTACATTAGGGGAATTCTGCTATAGTGACAGACAGGCTACCAAAAATGCA TATTTGTTTGCAGGTGAGCACATAGACCTGAAGAAGATGATGTACACATGGACTCTACAGAAGGGCATCCCTTTGGTGACGGTAAAGCGACAGGGAACCAAACTGTACATTGAGCAGGAGAGGTTCATAAAGACAGTCCAGCCCAGTGACCCACTGTGGCACTCAATGCAAGCTGG CTATCTATGGCACATTCCTTTGACCTACAAAACAAGCCACTCCAGTGAAGAAATGAGGCATATCTTAGAGACCAAATCAG ATATGCTGATCCTGGATCAGGAAGTGGACTGGGTGAAGTTTAACACAGACATGAATGGCTACTACATTATGCACTATGACGCACAGGGTTGGAGTGCACTAATCAAGCTTTTGCAAGTAAACCACAGTGCTGTAAGCTTTAAGGACAGAGCCAACCTTATTCACAATGCCTTTCAACTGGTCAC GGCAGGGCGCTTGGCACTGAACCAGGCTTTGGATCTGATCACCTACTTAAAGTCTGAGACACACAACGTTCCCCTCCTCCAAGGCATCGGATATTTAGAATCATTTTACAAGATGGTAGAGAAGAGAAATATAGCTGATGTCACTCAAAATCTCAAG ACCTACATCCTGCAGTATTTTAGAAGCGTGATAGACAAGCAGACCTGGAGTGACGAGGGTACGGTCTCAGATAGAAGGCTGCGCTCAGAGCTTCTGTCTCTAGCATGTGATCTTGGTTATTCTCCCTGTGTagaaaaagccaaacatttctTCCAAAGCTGGATGAATTCGAATGGAACAACCAG CTTACCCACTGATGTGGCTGAGACCATCTACACAGTTGGAGCCCAGGATAATGAGGGTTGGCATTACCTGCTGGAAAAGTATGTGCTTTCCATAAGTGCAGCAGAGAAAAGCAAAATCCTCTCAGCACTGACAAGCAACAAGGATCCCAATAAGCTGCAAAG ACTGCTGGAGCTTGGAATGGAAGGATCGGTGATAAGAGCCCAGGATTTatctacagtaatatacactgTGGCCAGAAATCCAGCAGGTCATTTCCTAGCTTGGGATTTTGTGAAAAGCAACTGGAATAAACTGGTAGTAAA ATTTCAACTTGGCTCGTTCTGTATCAGAAATATAATCATAGGTACAACCGGGCAGTTCTCGTCTAAAGAAGAGCTTGCTGAT ATCAAGGGATTCTTTGCTTCTATTCACGAACATTCGTCTCAGCTCCGTGTCACTCAGGTGGCTGTGGAGAACGTGGAGAAAAATATTCTGTGGCTGGAGAGGAATTTGGAAACACTGAGGATGTGGCTTCAGATGAAACTGAATTAG
- the LOC113637661 gene encoding leucyl-cystinyl aminopeptidase, with the protein MDPFDNDRSTLPRNMIENSMFEEEPDVVDLAKDSPSYPIDSDDVVYEPRSSRLLVRGLGENELEEDEEDYESSARLLGMSFMNRSSSSQRSAAASYSRQHASGLCSMPSVKTMVVGVLLLVFIASLVMVIYFIPKCTFSKEGCHKASTPMEVIYPISKSGDLFPWTALRLPNSVHPIDYEISLHPNLSTMSFTGSVAITVEVLQETKNVVLHSSGLKIQNVTFQGKEVKLLEYEPWQQIAIKFSEELKKGQKYVLNMNYSAKLSSSFDGFYNSSYTDTNGYRRVLAATQFEPLAARKAFPCFDEPAFKATFLIKIKREVEYISLSNMPLAKTNVLPDGLFEDVFQKTVGMSTYLVAFIVANFTSVSRNVSNTRVSVYTVPDKKDQVDFALDTATKLLQFYNSFFEIEYPLHKLDLVGIPDFMAGAMENWGLITFRETMLLVGNHSSPMDKQLVSSVIAHELAHQWFGNLVTMRWWNDLWLNEGFATYMQYLSIEKVFPNLDIDNDFLDVRFRALEKDAMNSSHPVSAKVTAPEEVEEMFDSVSYEKGASLLLMLNTILGEGVFKKGVIGYLKKYNGSNTEKEDLWNSLSQITKPSIDVAEMMNTWIVQKGFPLITVNWTGNQVKVTQERFLLNAANITDHGDLWHIPLTYINNTCTSSISCKQRFYLKEKTATFTLPGNVKWLKFNYQSEGFYVVDYRGEGWSALITALKENVNVLPPEDRASLINNVFALSRLGKVSFRQVLTLLEYLKNETETAPVTEALTQLVSIYRLLEKRSDLNLVARMKTYIFDHFGNLMDNQSWGEESSVSKVSLRSVLLETACALSRPTCTNKAKDLFAQWISLNKTVPGDLLRAVLSVAAQNDEEWNLLYDSYIHSIYDSEKRKTLEALCSTQDMRKISWILKAGLTGSPIQTPELPLVISRVSRHFAGYLYAWDFVKENWHKLTEIFPIGSFPLQNIIMSTTSHFSTKMHLEEVQRFFSSLKERGSQMRSVQEAVENIQRNIFWMEKNLGTLREWL; encoded by the exons ATGGATCCGTTTGATAATG ACAGATCTACGCTTCCTCGGAACATGATAGAAAACAGCATGTTTGAGGAGGAACCTGACGTTGTGGATCTAGCGAAGGACTCGCCATCCTACCCCATCGATTCGGATGACGTTGTTTATGAGCCACGCAGCTCCAGGCTGCTGGTACGTGGCCTTGGTGAGAATGAGCTGGAAGAAGATGAGGAGGACTACGAGTCTTCAGCTAGACTCCTGGGCATGTCCTTCATGAACCGCAGTTCCAGCAGCCAGCGCAGTGCCGCAGCCTCCTACAGCCGGCAGCATGCATCCGGGTTATGCTCGATGCCGTCTGTGAAGACCATGGTGGTGGGAGTCTTACTCCTGGTCTTCATTGCCTCACTGGTCATGGTCATCTACTTCATACCTAAATGCACTTTTTCCAAAGAAGGCTGCCACAAGGCCAGCACTCCCATGGAAGTCATTTATCCAATTTCCAAAAGTGGTGACCTCTTCCCGTGGACAGCCCTGAGGCTTCCAAACAGTGTGCATCCTATTGACTATGAGATCTCACTCCATCCCAACCTGAGCACCATGAGTTTCACTGGGAGTGTAGCCATCACTGTGGAGGTTCTTCAAGAGACCAAGAACGTGGTTTTGCACAGCTCTGGCTTAAAAATACAGAATGTCACTTTCCAAGGCAAAGAGGTGAAGCTCTTGGAGTATGAGCCTTGGCAGCAGATTGCTATCAAGTTCTCAGAGGAACTTAAAAAGGGACAAAAGTATGTGCtaaatatgaattattcagcAAAACTCTCCAGCAGCTTTGATGGCTTTTATAACAGCTCTTACACTGACACGAATGGATATAGAAG AGTTTTGGCTGCTACTCAGTTTGAGCCCCTGGCTGCCCGTAAAGCTTTTCCCTGTTTTGATGAACCTGCTTTTAAGGCCACATTTCTAATTAAGATAAAGAGAGAAGTGGAGTACATCAGCCTTTCTAACATGCCTTTG GCCAAAACGAACGTGCTGCCAGATGGGCTTTTCGAGGATGTGTTTCAGAAGACTGTCGGTATGAGCACCTACCTGGTTGCATTTATTGTGGCCAACTTCACCAGTGTCAGTAGAAATGTCTCTAACACTCGG GTCTCTGTATACACGGTTCCAGATAAAAAAGACCAAGTTGATTTTGCTCTGGATACAGCCACCAAACTGCTGCAGTTCTACAATAGTTTCTTTGAAATCGAGTATCCATTGCACAAATTAG ACTTGGTGGGCATTCCAGACTTCATGGCTGGAGCAATGGAGAACTGGGGTCTCATCACATTTCGAGAGACGATGCTGCTCGTGGGTAATCATTCCTCCCCCATGGATAAACAACTAGTGTCCTCCGTCATTGCCCATGAGCTTGCACATCAG TGGTTCGGGAACCTGGTCACCATGCGCTGGTGGAATGATCTCTGGCTGAACGAAGGATTTGCAACATACATGCAGTATTTGTCCATTGAGAAAGTCTTCCCCAATCTTGACATT gACAACGATTTCCTGGATGTACGCTTCAGAGCCCTGGAAAAAGACGCAATGAATTCGTCCCATCCTGTATCTGCTAAAGTAACTGCTCCAGAGGAAGTGGAAGAGATGTTTGACTCCGTGTCCTACGAGAAG GGCGCCTCTCTTTTACTCATGCTCAATACAATACTCGGCGAAGGAGTTTTCAAGAAAGGAGTGATTGGGTATCTGAAAAAGTATAATGGCAGCAACACTGAGAAGGAAGATCTGTGGAACAGCCTTTCACAG ATCACAAAACCGTCCATAGACGTGGCAGAGATGATGAACACCTGGATTGTACAGAAAGGTTTTCCTCTGATCACCGTGAACTGGACAGGCAACCAAGTGAAAGTAACACAAGAGCGTTTCCTCCTAAATGCTGCCAACATCACAGATCACGG CGACTTGTGGCACATCCCACTGACGTACATCAATAACACTTGTACCAGCTCCATCTCCTGCAAGCAAAGATTTTATTTGAAGGAAAAAAcgg CCACCTTTACCCTTCCAGGCAATGTGAAGTGGCTGAAGTTTAACTACCAGAGTGAGGGCTTCTATGTAGTAGACTACAGAGGTGAAGGCTGGAGTGCACTCATCACAGCCTTGAAGGAAAACGTCAATGTTCTTCCACCGGAGGACCGAGCGTCTCTCATTAATAATGTCTTTGCTCTGTCAAG attagGAAAGGTGTCCTTCAGACAAGTGCTAACCCTCCTGGAGTATCTAAAGAACGAAACAGAAACGGCGCCGGTGACTGAAGCCCTGACGCAGCTTGTCTCCATCTACAGGCTGCTCGAGAAAAGGTCCGATTTAAATCTAGTGGCCAGGATGAAG ACATatatttttgatcattttggCAATCTGATGGACAACCAATCATGGGGAGAGGAGAGCTCTGTGTCGAAAGTGAGTCTGAGGTCGGTCCTGCTGGAGACTGCCTGCGCCCTCAGCAGACCAACATGCACCAATAAGGCCAAAGACCTCTTTGCTCAGTGGATATCCTTAAATAAAAC GGTTCCTGGAGACCTCCTGAGAGCAGTTTTGTCTGTGGCAGCCCAAAACGATGAAGAGTGGAACTTATTATATGATTCGTATATTCACTCCATCTACGACTCGGAAAAACGCAAAACACTGGAGGCTTTGTGTAGCACTCAGGATATGCGCAAAATCTCATG GATCTTAAAAGCAGGTCTTACAGGAAGTCCAATCCAGACTCCTGAACTTCCTCTGGTGATTAGCAGAGTAAGCAGACATTTTGCAGGTTACCTGTACGCTTGGGATTTTGTGAAGGAGAACTGGCATAAACTCACAGAAAT ATTTCCTATTGGCAGTTTCCCGTTGCAAAACATAATCATGTCTACAACCAGCCATTTCTCTACAAAGATGCACCTTGAGGAG GTTCAAAGGTTTTTCAGCTCTTTAAAGGAGAGAGGATCTCAGATGAGGAGCGTTCAGGAGGCCGTGGAGAACATTCAGCGGAACATCTTCTGGATGGAGAAGAACCTGGGCACACTCAGGGAGTGGCTGTAG